In Thermodesulfovibrionales bacterium, the genomic stretch CCCCATAAACGAGGGCTGTGTATCTCCGGCGCGTCGCCCTTCGCCTGAACTGTTCAACAAGATCATAGTATGCCCTGTCATCGAGGGCGACGACCATGACCCCCGAGGTGTCCTTATCAAGCCTGTGGACAACGCCGGGCCTCAGGGGCCCTCCGACCGATGCAAGGTTCCCGCAGTAATAGGCAATGGCATTCATAAGGGTTCCACGATCATGGCCTGCCGCGGGATAGACGACCATCCCGGCAGGCTTGTTGACTACCACGATGCTCTCATCCTTGTAAAGAATCTCCAGGGCGAGCGGCTCTGGAATGAGACCTTTGGTCTCCTTTTCGGGCATGCGGACAGAAACCAGATCATAGGCCCTCACCTTATAGTTCGTGCTGCCGGGCCTTTCATTGATGAGAATATGTCCTCCTTCTATGAGCTTCTGCACCTGGGAGCGCGTGATCCCGGTCCTGGAAGCGAGAAACGTATCAACTCTCTGCCCTGCTTCTAAAGGCCGAACGATGATATCCTTCTTCTCCATGATAAATGGTACATGAGTGAAGAAGATTTTTCCACGGTCCTAGATTGTATCCGTCTACTCTTTCAAATTTGGAGTTGCTTTTAATCTGATTCATCGGTGTAAACTTGATGATAGCATGGTTATGAGATGAGGAACCTTGGATACCATTCATGATCTCTCTCTTCTCCTGTTCATAAAGTCTCCTGAAAAAGGGAGCGTCAAGTCCAGGCTGGCAGCTTCTGTCGGTGAAGAGACGGCTCTCGAGGTCTATAAGAATTTTGTCCTCGACCTTGTTGCTGCCCTTCAGAAGGGCACCCTCACTCTTCGGATATATTTTTCTCCCGAAGGATCGAAAGAGACGATCGAGAACTGGCTTCCACGCTCCGTCTGCATCGCCCAGGAAGGGAAGGACCTGGGCGAGAGGATGGAGAATGCCTTTCTCCGGTCCTTTTCATCAGGATTTCAGAGGGCATTGCTCATCGGCAGCGACATTCCCGATCTTCCCGTTGCGATAATCGATGAAGCCGCTTTCTCATTGGAAGAGAGCGACGCCGTTATCGGACCGTCTTCCGACGGGGGGTATTACTTAATCGGATTTAGGAATGCAACATTTCTTCCTGACGTCTTTCATGGAATTCGATGGGGCACCGCGTCGGTGTTTAGAAGCACCATGGAG encodes the following:
- a CDS encoding RluA family pseudouridine synthase, with translation MEKKDIIVRPLEAGQRVDTFLASRTGITRSQVQKLIEGGHILINERPGSTNYKVRAYDLVSVRMPEKETKGLIPEPLALEILYKDESIVVVNKPAGMVVYPAAGHDRGTLMNAIAYYCGNLASVGGPLRPGVVHRLDKDTSGVMVVALDDRAYYDLVEQFRRRATRRRYTALVYGALKEEGEIVFPIGRSTSDRKKMSTKTRRGKEAITRWKVLKRYGCATLLEVLLGTGRTHQIRVHFASAGHPLIGDRIYGRRTEIEIGKKKIAVPRQMLHAAMLGFRHPFTEEYMEFSSPLPEDMTAVLESLGSAADASLHMF
- a CDS encoding TIGR04282 family arsenosugar biosynthesis glycosyltransferase, which encodes MDTIHDLSLLLFIKSPEKGSVKSRLAASVGEETALEVYKNFVLDLVAALQKGTLTLRIYFSPEGSKETIENWLPRSVCIAQEGKDLGERMENAFLRSFSSGFQRALLIGSDIPDLPVAIIDEAAFSLEESDAVIGPSSDGGYYLIGFRNATFLPDVFHGIRWGTASVFRSTMEVFERSCYRVHVLPLWHDVDTVDDLRSLFTRNRSTGFRDSRTMAYLMENRQRIFSGSL